One Methylocystis iwaonis genomic window, TCATCGCAAACCGCGGGGAGATCGCCTGCCGCATCGCGCGCACAGCGCGCAGGATGGGCATCGCCACCGTGGCTGTCTATTCGGAGGCGGATCAAAACACCCTGCATGTGGCGGTGGCCGACGAAGCGATTAACATCGGCCCACCGTCGCCACAGGAAAGCTATTTATCGATCGATCGAATCCTGGACGCAGCGCGTCGAAGCGGCGCGGACGCCATCCACCCGGGCTACGGCTTCCTCTCCGAGAACCCGGATTTTGCAGAAGAGTGCAAACAGGTAGGACTGACATTTATTGGGCCGTCGGCGGCGGCAATGCGTCTGATGGGCTCCAAGGCGCAAGCCAAGGAATTGATGGCGCGCATCGGCGTGCCGATCCTGCCGGGCTATCATGGCGAGGCGCAGGAAACGGCATTGCTCGCCGAAGCTGCAGCGGCGACCGGATTTCCTGTTCTCGTCAAGGCGTCGGCCGGAGGCGGCGGACGCGGCATGCGCATCGTTTCGACGCCGGGCGAGCTCGATCTCGCCATTGAGAGCGCTCGGCGCGAGGCTGTCGCAGCTTTCGGCGACGGTCGATTGATGATCGAAAAATATCTGACCCATCCAAGGCACGTGGAGGTCCAGCTTTTCGCGGACGCGTTTGGCGCTGTCGTCACCTTTCCAGAGCGTGACTGCTCCTTGCAGCGCAGACGCCAAAAGGTCATCGAAGAAACGCCTGCGGCCCTCCCTACCGATCTGAGTCGCTCGATGCGCGCGGCGGCAACGAAGGCAGCCCGCCATTCGAGCTATGTCGGGGCAGGCACGGTAGAGTTTCTCGTCCAGGACGACGCCTTTTATTTCCTCGAGATGAATACCCGTCTTCAGGTCGAGCATCCGGTCACCGAAATGATTTCCGGTCTCGATCTCGTAGAATGGCAGTTCCGCGTCGCTGCGGGCGAGGCGCTGCCGATGGCTCAGGACGAAATCGAAACCCGAGGCAGCGCCATCGAAGCGCGGATATGCGCTGAGAACCCGGCCGAAGGGTTCATTCCCGCAACGGGGGTCATCGCGCACCTACGGTTCCCCCAGCAGGACGCTCATACGCGCGTCGACTCCGGCGTTAGGGAAGGCGATCGAGTCTCGTCCTATTACGACTCTCTCCTCGCCAAGCTCATCGTCTGGAGTCCAGATCGCGCTAGCGCCATCATGAGGCTGCAAAAAGCGCTCGATAGCTGCGAACTCGTGGGCGTCGCTACTAATCTCGACTTTTTGCGCGCGCTGGTAAGAGATCGGCGCTTCGCGCTTGGCGACTATGACACGAGCTTGATAGGCGCATTCCAAGACTGGACGCAGTCCGCCGAGCCGCAAGACGAAACATTTCTATTTTCAGCAGCGGCGGCGGCCTGGCTGGACGAGGTAGCCAGAAGCGCAGAACGAGACGCCGGCGCCTCTGGCGATCCCTGGTCGCCATGGGGCCTGGCTGACGCCTGGCGTCTCTACGACAGCGCCTCGCAGGAAGTCGCATTTCTCTGGGATGGCAAATCGCTATCGGGGCGCGTTCGCCCGCTGGGAGCTAACGCGTTTTTGCTGGAAACTTCTTCGCAGGCGTTTCAAGTGCAAACGAGCCGGGACGGCGACAGATGGACTATCTTCGTCGACGGCGTGAAGCGCGATGTCGCGATCATTCGGCAGGGAAAACATTACGTCGTCGTTCTTGCGGGACGCAATTATTCGCTTGAACGCTTGGACCTGTTCGCGCCAAGAGCGACGGATCAAGCGAGAGAAGAGACTCTCCTGGCGCCGCTCCCTGCCCGGGTAACGCGCATTTTGGTCAAGGCGGGGGATCGGGTCTCGAAAGGAGAACAGCTTCTCATGCTGGAGGCAATGAAGATGGAAATCACGCTCACTGCGCCGCGCCACGGAGAGGTCGAGAATATCTTTTGCAAAGAGGGAGAGACGGTTCGCGAGGGCGCCGATCTCGTGCGCCTCGCGGAGGCGTCGTGACGCTGCCGTCTCGCGTGCAAATCGTCGAGGTCGGACCGCGCGACGGCCTCCAAAATGAAGCGGCGATCATGCCGGTCGCCGTGCGCGCGCGGCTCATCGAGCTTCTCTCTCGCGCCGGGCTCAATCGCATCGAAGCGGGGAGCTTTGTCTCGGAGAAAGCCGTCCCGCAAATGGTCGCGACGGCGGACGTCTTGCAGACAATACACGTTCCCAAAGACGTGAGGCTGGCCGCGCTTATTCCAAACGTCCGGGGATTCGCTGCTGCAAGGGCGGCCGGCGTGGGCGAAGTCGCGATATTCGCCGCCGCGACAGAGAGCTTCTCTCTTCATAATTTGGGCTGTGGGGTCGACGAGAGCTTCAGAAGATTTTCCGAAGTTACGATAGCGGCGAAAGACGCGGGGCTGCCCATGCGTGGCTATGTTTCCTGCGCGCTCGGATGTCCTTATGAAGGCGCGGTCGATCTGGAACGCGTTGTTGATGTCGCGCAGCGTCTCTTCGCGCTCGGCTGCTATGAGGTTTCACTTGGCGATACGATCGGCGTTGGAACGCCGATGGCCGCACGCAGCCTGATCCAGCGCATGACGCAATCTATTCCTGTCGCGCGCATTGCCGTTCATTTCCACGACACCTATGGCCAGGCCCTGGCCAATATCTTCGCCTGTCTGGAGATGGGCGTTGCCGTCATCGACAGCTCCATCGCAGGTCTTGGCGGTTGTCCTTTTGCGCCCGGCGCCGCTGGGAATGTCGCAACGGAAGACGTTGTTTATATGCTCGATGGATGCGGCGTCGAGACAGGCGTCGATCTGAACAAGCTCCTCGACGCCACGCGCTTTATCTGCGGGAACCTCGGCAGACCGCCGGAGAGCAAGGTCGCGCGGGCGCGCCTTGCAGGCGAAGGCTTGCCGGGACAGCGCTGCGCGACAAATCTCTCATAGGCAAGGGCGAGGATTTGCGATTGGGCGCGTGTTCGACTGCCGGATTGACCGCCGACCAGCTTGCGATACGCGAGATGGCGATGGCGTTCGCGCAAGAACAGATTGCGCCTTTCGCAAATGATTGGGACAGAGATAAGTTTTTTCCCGTGGAGACCATGCGCGCCGCAGCCGACCTCGGCATGGCGGCGATCTATGTTAGAGAAAACTCCGGCGGCGCGGGCCTTTCTCGATTGGATGCGGCTCTGATCTTCGAAGCGCTGGCGACGGGCTGTCCGGCGATCGCCGCCTATCTCTCGATCCACAATATGTGCGCCTGGATGATTGACGCCTTCGGCTCCGATGCGCAGCGTGAGATCTGGATGCCGCGCCTCGCCAAGATGCAGTTCCTCACGAGCTATTGCCTGACGGAACCGGGCTGCGGCTCCGACGCGGCTGCGTTGCGCACCCGCGCCAAAAAGCGCGGCGACGCTTATTTACTAACTGGCGAGAAGCAATTCATCTCGGGCGCGGGCGCTGGTGGCGATGAGCATCTCTATCTCGTGATGGCGCGCACAGGCGCGGAGGGACCATCTGGAATCTCCGCCTTTCTCGTCGAAGGCGGAAGTCCCGGCATAAGGCTCGGCGCCAATGAGCGGAAGATGGGCTGGAACGCGCAACCGACGCGCGCGGTCATTTTAGACGAATGCCAAGTGCCCGCCAGTTGCATGCTCGGGCCCGAAGGACGCGGCTTTGCAATGGCGATGGCTGCGCTCGACGGCGGCAGGTTGAACATCGGCGCCTGCTCGATCGGCGGCGCCGACGGCGCGCTCAACCATGCGCTCGCCTATATGAAGGAGCGCAAGGCTTTTGGTCGCCGGCTCGACGAATTCCAGGCGCTGCAATTTCGTATCGCTGATATGGCCACCGAACTCGAAGCCGCGCGCGCGCTCTTGTGGCGCGCCGCCTCGGCGCTCGACGCCGGCGCGCCGGATGCGGGGCGACTTTGCGCCATGGCGAAGCGCGTGGCTACAGATATTGGTTTCGAGGTCGCCGATCAGGCGCTGCAACTGCATGGCGGCTACGGCTATCTTTGCGATTATGGGCTGGAGAAGATCGTGCGCGATCTGCGGGTTCATCGCATCCTCGAAGGCACAAATGAAATAATGCGGCTGATCGTGGCCCGTTCGCTTCTCGAAAGCGAAACGAAATGAGCGAAGAAGAGCCGCTTCTCGTTTCCCGCGAACACGGGCTGGGGCGCATCCGGCTCAACCGGCCAAAGGCGCTGAACAGCCTGACGCTGGATATGGTCCGGCGTTTCACGCGAGCGCTCGCCGATTTTGCTGACGATCCCAATATCGTGGCCGTGCTGCTCACCGGGGAAGGCGAACGCGGGCTCTGCGCCGGCGGGGACATTCGCGCGCTTTACGAATGCCGCAACGACGGCAAAGAGCATTACAAGACCTTTTGGCGAGAGGAATATGCGCTCAATGCGCGCATCGCGTCTTTCCCCAAGCCTTATATCGCGCTGATGGACGGCGTCGTCATGGGCGGCGGCGTCGGCGTTTCCGCGCATGGGAATCGCCGGATCGCGACCGAACGCACGCAGATCGCCATGCCCGAGACGCGGATCGGCTTCATCCCGGACGTCGGCGGAACGTGGCTGCTGACGCGAAGAAACGGCGCCGGCGTCTATATGGCGCTCTCGGGCGCTGCGGTCGGCGCGGCTGACGCCATCCATGTCGGGCTGTGCGACTTGACGGTCGCTTCCGCTCGCGTCCCCGAGCTCCTCGAAGAGTTGACGCTGGCGCCCAACGCCAATCATGTCGATAGGATACTTTGCTCTTTCGTGATCGACGCCGGGAAAGGGGAACTGCAGCGGCATGAAGAAGAGCTGCAAGGCATAATCGCTTTGGATAGCGTCGAGCGCGTTTTGGATCATTTACGTTTGAACGGATCGACTTTCGGGCGCAAGGC contains:
- a CDS encoding hydroxymethylglutaryl-CoA lyase, producing the protein MTLPSRVQIVEVGPRDGLQNEAAIMPVAVRARLIELLSRAGLNRIEAGSFVSEKAVPQMVATADVLQTIHVPKDVRLAALIPNVRGFAAARAAGVGEVAIFAAATESFSLHNLGCGVDESFRRFSEVTIAAKDAGLPMRGYVSCALGCPYEGAVDLERVVDVAQRLFALGCYEVSLGDTIGVGTPMAARSLIQRMTQSIPVARIAVHFHDTYGQALANIFACLEMGVAVIDSSIAGLGGCPFAPGAAGNVATEDVVYMLDGCGVETGVDLNKLLDATRFICGNLGRPPESKVARARLAGEGLPGQRCATNLS
- a CDS encoding acyl-CoA dehydrogenase family protein: MAFAQEQIAPFANDWDRDKFFPVETMRAAADLGMAAIYVRENSGGAGLSRLDAALIFEALATGCPAIAAYLSIHNMCAWMIDAFGSDAQREIWMPRLAKMQFLTSYCLTEPGCGSDAAALRTRAKKRGDAYLLTGEKQFISGAGAGGDEHLYLVMARTGAEGPSGISAFLVEGGSPGIRLGANERKMGWNAQPTRAVILDECQVPASCMLGPEGRGFAMAMAALDGGRLNIGACSIGGADGALNHALAYMKERKAFGRRLDEFQALQFRIADMATELEAARALLWRAASALDAGAPDAGRLCAMAKRVATDIGFEVADQALQLHGGYGYLCDYGLEKIVRDLRVHRILEGTNEIMRLIVARSLLESETK
- a CDS encoding 3-hydroxyisobutyryl-CoA hydrolase, yielding MSEEEPLLVSREHGLGRIRLNRPKALNSLTLDMVRRFTRALADFADDPNIVAVLLTGEGERGLCAGGDIRALYECRNDGKEHYKTFWREEYALNARIASFPKPYIALMDGVVMGGGVGVSAHGNRRIATERTQIAMPETRIGFIPDVGGTWLLTRRNGAGVYMALSGAAVGAADAIHVGLCDLTVASARVPELLEELTLAPNANHVDRILCSFVIDAGKGELQRHEEELQGIIALDSVERVLDHLRLNGSTFGRKAAEEIRRNSPTSLKVTHALLERARIAGRLEACLINEYRAACSLLDSHDLYEGIRAALIDKDKTPRWLPSSLEEVDDIAVQKIIEARDDPEPDFGSLQQ
- a CDS encoding acetyl/propionyl/methylcrotonyl-CoA carboxylase subunit alpha — its product is MFRKVLIANRGEIACRIARTARRMGIATVAVYSEADQNTLHVAVADEAINIGPPSPQESYLSIDRILDAARRSGADAIHPGYGFLSENPDFAEECKQVGLTFIGPSAAAMRLMGSKAQAKELMARIGVPILPGYHGEAQETALLAEAAAATGFPVLVKASAGGGGRGMRIVSTPGELDLAIESARREAVAAFGDGRLMIEKYLTHPRHVEVQLFADAFGAVVTFPERDCSLQRRRQKVIEETPAALPTDLSRSMRAAATKAARHSSYVGAGTVEFLVQDDAFYFLEMNTRLQVEHPVTEMISGLDLVEWQFRVAAGEALPMAQDEIETRGSAIEARICAENPAEGFIPATGVIAHLRFPQQDAHTRVDSGVREGDRVSSYYDSLLAKLIVWSPDRASAIMRLQKALDSCELVGVATNLDFLRALVRDRRFALGDYDTSLIGAFQDWTQSAEPQDETFLFSAAAAAWLDEVARSAERDAGASGDPWSPWGLADAWRLYDSASQEVAFLWDGKSLSGRVRPLGANAFLLETSSQAFQVQTSRDGDRWTIFVDGVKRDVAIIRQGKHYVVVLAGRNYSLERLDLFAPRATDQAREETLLAPLPARVTRILVKAGDRVSKGEQLLMLEAMKMEITLTAPRHGEVENIFCKEGETVREGADLVRLAEAS